A segment of the Prochlorococcus sp. RS04 genome:
CATTCTTCCCGTAGATGATTTTGGTGGTACTTGAAGAGTGACATTTCCATCAAGGGTAGGAACCTCTACTGCACAACCAAGAAGAGCATCATGAGGAAATAACTCTAATTTATATAAAACTCTTAAACCATCAATTCTTAGACCGCTTTCCGTTTGAACTTTTAACTGTAGATAATGATCTTTACCTCCTCTTGCAATATTTTCAAGTCTTAATCGCCATCCATCTCCAGCAAATGGTGGTGTATCAACTTCTACTACAGTTTCATCCTCAAGCTCAATTAAAATTGAAGCTCCATTTAAGGCCTCATCAGGAGTTAATTCAATAATTGTCTCGATATCTTGGTGGAGTTTAACTGGAGGTGGCTCTTCTGGAGAGGTTGTAGGATAATCATGATTATTAAATTCGTCATTATTTGTATTTATCGATTCATCATCGAATGATTCGTCATCATATTCATCGTAATTCTTTGGTGAATATTCATATCCAAATAATGAATCAAGATAATCTTGAAAGTCAGGAAAACCTTTCTCGAAATTATTATTTTCTTTATCATCCTGGTTTTTTTCATCCGAACTATTTTTTCTTACATTAGGATCACGNNNNNNNNNNNNNNNNNNNNNNNNNNNNNNNNNNNNNNNNNNNNNNNNNNNNNNNNNNNNNNNNNNNNNNNNNNNNNNNNNNNNNNNNNNNNNNNNNNNN
Coding sequences within it:
- a CDS encoding DnaJ C-terminal domain-containing protein — protein: RDPNVRKNSSDEKNQDDKENNNFEKGFPDFQDYLDSLFGYEYSPKNYDEYDDESFDDESINTNNDEFNNHDYPTTSPEEPPPVKLHQDIETIIELTPDEALNGASILIELEDETVVEVDTPPFAGDGWRLRLENIARGGKDHYLQLKVQTESGLRIDGLRVLYKLELFPHDALLGCAVEVPTLDGNVTLQVPPKSSTGRMLRLKGRGLSFEDYIGDQYIEILVVIPADINDEEIALYTRLQELSLSDS